A portion of the Bubalus kerabau isolate K-KA32 ecotype Philippines breed swamp buffalo chromosome 1, PCC_UOA_SB_1v2, whole genome shotgun sequence genome contains these proteins:
- the TMCC3 gene encoding transmembrane and coiled-coil domain protein 3 isoform X2 produces MRRVEHHDMNTLSLPLNIRRGGSDTNLNFDVPDGILDFHKVKLNADSLRQKILKVTEQIKIEQTSRDGNVAEYLKLVNSADKQQAGRIKQVFEKKNQKSAHSIAQLQKKLDQYHRKLRELEQNGALRSAKDTAKDQLKDIPPSLKDAQAKSRTAPHSLESSKSGMPGVSLTPPVFVFNKSREFANLIRNKFGSADNIAHLKNSLEEFRPETSARVYGGSATIVNKPKYGSDDECSSGTSGSADSNGNQSFAAGGSGALDSQGKLTAILEELREIKDTQAQLAEDIEALKVQFKREYGFISQTLQEERYRYERLEDQLHDLTDLHQHETANLKQELASIEEKVAYQAYERSRDIQEALESCQTRISKLELHQQEQQALQTDTVNAKVLLGKCINVILAFMTVILVCVSTIAKFISPMMKSRFHILGTFFAVTLFAIFCKNWDHILCAIERIIIPR; encoded by the exons GTAGAACACCATGACATGAATACCCTAAGCCTGCCCCTGAACATCCGCAGAGGCGGGTCGGACACCAACCTCAACTTTGATGTACCGGATGGCATCCTGGACTTCCACAAGGTCAAACTCAATGCGGACAGCCTGAGACAGAAAatcctcaaggtcacagagcagatAAAAATTGAGCAAACGTCCCGTGATGGAAACGTGGCAGAGTATCTGAAGCTGGTCAACAGCGCGGACAAGCAGCAGGCTGGCCGCATCAAGCAGGTGTTCGAGAAGAAGAACCAGAAGTCGGCTCACTCCATCGCCCAGCTGCAGAAGAAGTTAGATCAGTACCACCGGAAGCTCCGGGAGCTCGAGCAGAACGGGGCCCTCCGGAGCGCCAAGGACACTGCCAAGGACCAGCTGAAGGACATCCCGCCCTCTCTGAAGGATGCCCAGGCCAAGTCCCGCACTGCCCCCCACAGCCTGGAGAGCAGCAAGTCGGGCATGCCGGGGGTGTCCCTCACCCCACCCGTGTTTGTCTTCAACAAGTCCAGAGAGTTCGCCAACTTGATCCGGAATAAGTTCGGCAGCGCTGACAACATTGCCCACCTGAAGAACTCCTTGGAGGAGTTCCGGCCCGAGACCAGCGCCAGGGTCTACGGGGGCAGCGCCACCATCGTGAACAAGCCCAAATACGGCAGCGACGACGAGTGCTCGAGCGGCACGTCCGGCTCCGCCGACAGCAATGGGAACCAGTCGTTTGCTGCTGGGGGCTCAGGCGCACTGGACAGCCAGGGCAAACTCACGGCCATCCTGGAGGAGCTCCGGGAGATCAAGGACACCCAGGCACAGCTGGCTGAGGACATCGAGGCCCTCAAGGTGCAGTTCAAGAGGGAGTATGGCTTCATCTCTCAGACACTGCAAGAGGAGAGATACAG GTACGAGCGACTGGAGGACCAGCTCCACGACCTCACGGACCTGCATCAGCACGAGACAGCCAACCTGAAGCAGGAGCTAGCCAGCATCGAGGAGAAGGTGGCCTACCAGGCCTACGAGCGCTCACGGGACATCCAG GAAGCCCTGGAGTCCTGCCAGACTCGCATCTCTAAGCTGGAGCTTCACCAGCAGGAGCAGCAAGCCCTGCAGACGGACACGGTGAACGCCAAAGTCCTGCTGGGCAAGTGCATCAACGTCATCCTCGCCTTCATGACCGTCATCTTGGTGTGCGTGTCCACCATCGCCAAGTTCATCTCGCCCATGATGAAGAGCCGCTTCCACATCCTCGGCACCTTCTTCGCTGTGACTCTCTTTGCGATATTTTGTAAAAACTGGGACCACATTCTGTGTGCCATAGAAAGGATAATAATACCAAGATGA
- the TMCC3 gene encoding transmembrane and coiled-coil domain protein 3 isoform X1 → MPGSDTALTVDRTYSDPGRHHHCKRRVEHHDMNTLSLPLNIRRGGSDTNLNFDVPDGILDFHKVKLNADSLRQKILKVTEQIKIEQTSRDGNVAEYLKLVNSADKQQAGRIKQVFEKKNQKSAHSIAQLQKKLDQYHRKLRELEQNGALRSAKDTAKDQLKDIPPSLKDAQAKSRTAPHSLESSKSGMPGVSLTPPVFVFNKSREFANLIRNKFGSADNIAHLKNSLEEFRPETSARVYGGSATIVNKPKYGSDDECSSGTSGSADSNGNQSFAAGGSGALDSQGKLTAILEELREIKDTQAQLAEDIEALKVQFKREYGFISQTLQEERYRYERLEDQLHDLTDLHQHETANLKQELASIEEKVAYQAYERSRDIQEALESCQTRISKLELHQQEQQALQTDTVNAKVLLGKCINVILAFMTVILVCVSTIAKFISPMMKSRFHILGTFFAVTLFAIFCKNWDHILCAIERIIIPR, encoded by the exons GTAGAACACCATGACATGAATACCCTAAGCCTGCCCCTGAACATCCGCAGAGGCGGGTCGGACACCAACCTCAACTTTGATGTACCGGATGGCATCCTGGACTTCCACAAGGTCAAACTCAATGCGGACAGCCTGAGACAGAAAatcctcaaggtcacagagcagatAAAAATTGAGCAAACGTCCCGTGATGGAAACGTGGCAGAGTATCTGAAGCTGGTCAACAGCGCGGACAAGCAGCAGGCTGGCCGCATCAAGCAGGTGTTCGAGAAGAAGAACCAGAAGTCGGCTCACTCCATCGCCCAGCTGCAGAAGAAGTTAGATCAGTACCACCGGAAGCTCCGGGAGCTCGAGCAGAACGGGGCCCTCCGGAGCGCCAAGGACACTGCCAAGGACCAGCTGAAGGACATCCCGCCCTCTCTGAAGGATGCCCAGGCCAAGTCCCGCACTGCCCCCCACAGCCTGGAGAGCAGCAAGTCGGGCATGCCGGGGGTGTCCCTCACCCCACCCGTGTTTGTCTTCAACAAGTCCAGAGAGTTCGCCAACTTGATCCGGAATAAGTTCGGCAGCGCTGACAACATTGCCCACCTGAAGAACTCCTTGGAGGAGTTCCGGCCCGAGACCAGCGCCAGGGTCTACGGGGGCAGCGCCACCATCGTGAACAAGCCCAAATACGGCAGCGACGACGAGTGCTCGAGCGGCACGTCCGGCTCCGCCGACAGCAATGGGAACCAGTCGTTTGCTGCTGGGGGCTCAGGCGCACTGGACAGCCAGGGCAAACTCACGGCCATCCTGGAGGAGCTCCGGGAGATCAAGGACACCCAGGCACAGCTGGCTGAGGACATCGAGGCCCTCAAGGTGCAGTTCAAGAGGGAGTATGGCTTCATCTCTCAGACACTGCAAGAGGAGAGATACAG GTACGAGCGACTGGAGGACCAGCTCCACGACCTCACGGACCTGCATCAGCACGAGACAGCCAACCTGAAGCAGGAGCTAGCCAGCATCGAGGAGAAGGTGGCCTACCAGGCCTACGAGCGCTCACGGGACATCCAG GAAGCCCTGGAGTCCTGCCAGACTCGCATCTCTAAGCTGGAGCTTCACCAGCAGGAGCAGCAAGCCCTGCAGACGGACACGGTGAACGCCAAAGTCCTGCTGGGCAAGTGCATCAACGTCATCCTCGCCTTCATGACCGTCATCTTGGTGTGCGTGTCCACCATCGCCAAGTTCATCTCGCCCATGATGAAGAGCCGCTTCCACATCCTCGGCACCTTCTTCGCTGTGACTCTCTTTGCGATATTTTGTAAAAACTGGGACCACATTCTGTGTGCCATAGAAAGGATAATAATACCAAGATGA